A genome region from Coffea arabica cultivar ET-39 chromosome 7e, Coffea Arabica ET-39 HiFi, whole genome shotgun sequence includes the following:
- the LOC113723122 gene encoding probable pectate lyase P59, producing MGEPVSKLVCVFLCAFTIVVVPTLITAQGSGSAEEEYWRIRAEEAWNHTLKAYEANPHTVIGAFNKQASDAVKEFLSEKNNTRRELRGKTWGGGCLATNPIDRCWRCQPNWADNRKRLADCVVGFGRGTTGGKNGAFYVVTDSSDDSILAPKPGTLRHAVIQKEPLWIIFQRDMVIRLTQELIMQGDKTIDARGVNVHIAYGAGITIQFVKNVIIHGLHVHDIHQGSGGLVRDSVDHFGIRTMSDGDGISIFGSSNVWIDHVSMWKCYDGLIDAVEASTAITISNSHFTDHNEVMLFGASDSQSKDAVMQITVAFNHFGKRLIQRMPRCRWGFIHVVNNDYTHWEMYAIGGSQHPIIISQGNRFIAPPDIFKKEVTKRDYAEEARWKQWTWRSEGDLFMNGAFFVQSGDPDFTKKHPEIFDGIAPADSSQVTWITRFAGALLCRPGSPC from the exons ATGGGCGAACCGGTTTCCAAGTTGGTTTGTGTGTTCCTGTGTGCTTTTACAATAGTGGTGGTGCCAACCCTGATCACGGCTCAAGGCAGTGGCAGTGCGGAAGAGGAGTACTGGCGAATCCGAGCAGAGGAAGCCTGGAACCACACGCTCAAGGCTTATGAGGCTAATCCCCACACCGTTATTGGGGCCTTCAATAAGCAAGCTTCCGA CGCTGTAAAAGAATTCTTGAGCGAGAAGAACAACACGAGGAGGGAACTGAGAGGGAAAACGTGGGGAGGAGGCTGCTTGGCTACCAACCCAATCGACAGGTGCTGGAGATGCCAGCCAAATTGGGCCGACAACAGAAAGAGGCTGGCAGATTGTGTGGTGGGTTTTGGCCGCGGCACCACCGGGGGAAAGAATGGTGCATTCTACGTCGTCACAGACTCTTCCGATGACAGCATTCTGGCACCGAAACCCGGAACCCTTCGCCATGCAGTGATCCAAAAGGAGCCACTTTGGATCATATTCCAACGCGACATGGTAATCAGGCTCACGCAGGAGCTGATCATGCAGGGCGACAAGACCATTGATGCTCGTGGGGTGAACGTCCACATTGCTTACGGCGCTGGAATCACCATTCAGTTCGTTAAGAACGTCATCATCCACGGTCTCCACGTCCACGATATCCATCAGGGCTCCGGTGGCCTCGTCAGGGACTCGGTCGATCATTTCGGGATTAGGACCATGAGCGACGGAGATGGGATTTCCATCTTCGGATCCAGCAACGTTTGGATTGATCACGTGTCCATGTGGAAGTGCTACGACGGCCTCATTGATGCCGTCGAGGCATCCACCGCCATCACCATCTCAAACTCTCACTTCACCGATCACAATGAGGTGATGCTCTTCGGTGCCAGCGACAGTCAATCCAAAGATGCTGTCATGCAAATCACTGTTGCTTTTAACCATTTTGGTAAGAGGTTGATTCAAAGAATGCCTAGGTGCCGATGGGGATTCATTCACGTCGTCAACAACGATTATACTCACTGGGAAATGTATGCCATTGGTGGTAGCCAACATCCCATTATCATCAGCCAGGGTAACCGCTTCATTGCTCCTCCCGACATCTTCAAGAAGGAG GTGACAAAGAGGGATTATGCGGAGGAAGCGAGATGGAAGCAGTGGACGTGGAGATCAGAGGGAGATCTTTTCATGAACGGAGCATTCTTTGTTCAATCTGGAGATCCAGATTTTACCAAGAAGCATCCTGAAATTTTCGACGGCATAGCTCCTGCGGATAGTTCACAGGTGACTTGGATAACGAGGTTTGCTGGTGCCCTTTTGTGCAGACCTGGAAGCCCGTGCTAG
- the LOC113723123 gene encoding pectate lyase-like: MGSSELTNCFFLLFFGLASVVPALTTANVFVRDEGALHRFHDLMPLNATIRRELRGRRYRGPCMATNVIDKCWRCDPNWANNRQRLADCAQGFGRAAKGGQGGPIYVVTDPSDDNVAEPRPGTLRHAVIQKGPLWIIFARSMTITLSQELIMQSHKTIDGRGVNVHIAYGAGFTIQFVRNIIIHNLHIHDVKTTSGGMIRDSVDHVGLRTANEGDGISIFGARDVWLDHLSMSKCSDGLIDAVQASTAITISNCHFTDHDKVLLFGASDVTEVDKNMQITVAFNHFGKRLVQRMPRCRSGFFHLVNNDYTHWEMYAIGGSHDATIISQGNRFIAPPLSQFFKEVTHRDAPVALWSKWTWVSDGDVFLNGARFVPSGNPDGARQFAALELIKAAPGTEVFTLTRFSGFLGCVIGRAC; encoded by the exons ATGGGGTCATCTGAACTCACCAATTGCTTTTTTCTCCTCTTCTTCGGTTTGGCTTCAGTTGTTCCCGCACTGACTACAGCAAATGTATTTGTACGTGATGAAGG GGCTTTACACCGGTTTCATGACTTGATGCCATTGAATGCCACCATCAGAAGAGAGCTCAGGGGAAGGAGATACAGAGGGCCATGCATGGCCACCAACGTGATTGACAAATGCTGGAGATGCGACCCCAACTGGGCTAATAACAGGCAGCGGCTGGCAGATTGTGCCCAAGGTTTCGGCCGCGCTGCCAAGGGTGGCCAAGGTGGCCCAATCTACGTGGTTACTGATCCCTCGGACGATAATGTGGCTGAGCCAAGACCAGGCACCCTCAGGCATGCTGTGATCCAGAAAGGGCCACTGTGGATCATATTTGCTCGAAGCATGACAATTACCCTTTCTCAGGAATTGATCATGCAGAGTCACAAAACAATCGACGGGCGCGGTGTCAATGTCCACATTGCTTATGGCGCTGGTTTCACCATCCAATTTGTGCGGAATATCATCATTCATAATCTTCATATCCACGATGTCAAAACAACATCCGGGGGCATGATCAGGGACTCCGTGGATCATGTTGGCTTAAGGACTGCTAATGAAGGCGATGGAATTAGCATCTTTGGAGCTAGGGATGTTTGGCTTGATCATCTCTCCATGTCTAAATGTTCTGATGGCCTCATCGACGCCGTCCAGGCTTCGACTGCAATCACCATCTCGAATTGCCACTTTACTGATCACGACAAG GTGTTGCTATTCGGTGCCAGCGACGTCACCGAGGTGGATAAGAACATGCAGATCACAGTTGCATTCAACCATTTTGGCAAGAGACTGGTACAGAGAATGCCAAGGTGCCGATCGGGATTCTTCCATCTAGTTAACAATGACTACACCCATTGGGAAATGTATGCAATTGGTGGAAGCCATGACGCTACAATTATAAGCCAGGGTAACCGTTTCATCGCCCCTCCGctttcacaatttttcaaagaG GTAACGCATAGGGATGCTCCAGTTGCCTTGTGGAGTAAATGGACATGGGTGTCAGATGGAGATGTTTTCTTGAATGGAGCTAGATTTGTACCCTCTGGAAATCCAGACGGAGCTAGGCAATTCGCCGCTCTCGAATTGATCAAAGCAGCTCCGGGGACGGAAGTTTTCACGTTGACAAGATTCTCAGGTTTTCTTGGTTGCGTGATTGGACGGGCCTGCTAG
- the LOC113723030 gene encoding FACT complex subunit SSRP1-like has protein sequence MADGHLFNNISLGGRGGTNPGQLRVHSGGILWKKQGGGKAVEVDKSDLVGLSWMKVPRSNQLGVRIKDGLFYKFTGFRDQDVTSLSAFFQTTCGITPEEKQLSVSGKNWGEVDLNGNNLTFLVGSKQAFEVSLADVAQTQLQGKNDVMLEFHVDDTTGANEKDSLMEISFHIPNSNMQFVGDENRPPAQVFRDKIMSMADVGAGGEESVVTFEGIAILTPRGRYNVELHLSFLRLQGQANDFKIQYSSVVRLFLLPKSNQPFTFVVVTLDPPIRKGQTLYPHIVLQFETDYVVDSTLSMSEDLLRTKYKDKLEPTYKGLIHEVFTMVLRGLSGAKVTRPGKFRSCQDGYAVKSSLKAEDGVLYPLEKSFFFLPKPPTLILHEEIDYLEFQRHSAGGSNMHYFDLLIRLKTEQEHLFRNIQRNEYHSLFDFISSKGLKIMNLGEAQSRDAILPVLPEDDDDAVDPHLERIKNEAGGDESDEEDEDFVIDKDDGGSPTDDSGEGESDGSDGGDEEVPAKKKVKKEPSASKSSVSRKKAKDGNDDVKKKKQKKKKDPNAPKRAVSAFMFFSQAERENVKKNIPGISFTEVGKVLGERWNKMSAEEKAPYEAKARADKKRYSDEISGYKNPQAAVNIDSGNESDTA, from the exons ATGGCAGATGGTCACCTCTTCAATAATATCTCTCTCGGAGGTCGCGGCGGCACT AATCCAGGACAATTAAGGGTTCATTCTGGGGGTATCCTATGGAAGAAACAAGGCGGCGGTAAGGCTGTGGAAGTGGACAAGTCCGATTTGGTGGGCCTTTCCTGGATGAAAGTCCCTCGATCTAATCAGCTTGGAGTTCGTATTAAGGATGGTCTCTTCTATAAATTTACTGGCTTCCGGGATCAG GATGTTACCAGTCTATCCGCTTTTTTCCAGACTACTTGTGGAATAACACCAGAAGAGAAGCAGCTTTCTGTTAGTGGGAAGAATTGGGGAGAAGTTGATCTAAATG GGAATAATCTTACGTTTCTTGTTGGTTCTAAGCAAGCATTTGAAGTATCTTTGGCAGACGTTGCACAAACACAACTTCAGGGGAAAAATGATGTCATGTTGGAGTTCCATGTGGATGATACTACTGGGGCCAATGAG AAAGATTCGTTGATGGAAATCAGTTTCCATATACCTAACTCAAACATGCAATTTGTTGGTGATGAAAATCGCCCTCCTGCTCAG GTATTTCGTGACAAAATCATGTCCATGGCGGATGTTGGAGCTGGAGGGGAGGAATCTGTAGTTACATTTGAGGGGATTGCTATTCTCACTCCAAG GGGTCGATACAATGTTGAACTTCATCTGTCATTTTTGCGTCTCCAGGGGCAGGCCAATGATTTCAAAATTCAGTACAGCAGTGTTGTTCGTCTTTTTTTGTTGCCTAAG TCCAATCAGCCATTTACCTTTGTTGTTGTCACACTTGATCCACCCATTCGGAAGGGCCAAACATTGTATCCACATATTGTTTTGCAG TTTGAAACAGATTATGTGGTTGATAGCACCCTTTCAATGAGTGAAGATCTTCTCAGAACCAAATACAAGGACAAGCTAGAACCAACCTACAAG GGATTAATTCATGAGGTTTTTACGATGGTTCTTCGTGGCTTGTCCGGTGCCAAAGTCACCAGACCCGGGAAGTTCCGTAGCTGTCAGGATGGTTATGCTGTGAAGTCATCACTGAAAGCTGAGGATGGAGTTCTTTATCCTCTTGAGAAGAGCTTTTTCTTTTTACCCAAACCACCTACTCTTATTCTTCATGAAGAG ATTGATTATTTGGAGTTTCAAAGGCATTCTGCTGGAGGTTCAAACATGCACTACTTCGATTTACTTATCAGACTTAAGACTGAGCAGGAGCATCTTTTCCGGAACATACAGAGAAATGAATACCATAGTCTTTTTGACTTTATCAG TTCAAAGGGACTGAAGATCATGAACCTTGGTGAAGCTCAGAGTAGAGATGCTATACTGCCTGTTTTACcggaggatgatgatgatgctgtTGATCCACATCTAGAGCGTATCAAGAATGAGGCTGGTGGGGATGAGAGTGATGAGGAG GATGAAGATTTTGTTATTGACAAAGATGATGGAGGCTCTCCTACTGATGATTCTGGTGAAGGAGAATCAGATGGCAGTGATGGTGGAGATGAGGAG GTGCCCGCAAAGAAGAAAGTCAAAAAGGAGCCCTCTGCTTCAAAGTCATCTGTGAGTAGGAAAAAAGCCAAAGATGGTAATGATGACGttaaaaagaagaagcaaaagaagaaaaaggatcCAAATGCACCAAAAAGAGCTGTCAGTGCTTTCATGTTCTTCTCACAGGCAGAGAGGGAG AATGTGAAGAAAAATATTCCGGGAATATCATTCACAGAGGTTGGAAAGGTCCTTGGAGAAAGATGGAATAAGATGTCAG CCGAGGAAAAAGCGCCTTATGAAGCAAAGGCTCGTGCAGACAAGAAAAGATACAGCGATGAGATCAGCGGCTACAAGAACCCACAGGCTGCGGTAAACATCGACTCTGGCAACGAATCTGACACTGCATAG
- the LOC113722850 gene encoding probable auxin efflux carrier component 8 has translation MVSLIDVYHVVEAIFPLYAAMILAYASVKWWKLFTADQCSGINKFVARFSIPLLSFQVISSNNPYKMNLKLICADFLQKFLAFLVLAVIAKINSRGSLSWVITGLSLSTLPNTLILGIPLLRAMYGAEAAGFLAQIVVLQSLIWYNLLLLLFEINAARGVDATPPSTVSEELEAPEAASQKDEEEDEPNNSQGKKSKIALLLSTVGRKLISNPNTHGTLAGLVWACIHFRWGLQLPKIVDRSITVLSDGGLGMAMFSLGLFMASQTGILACGTRKALLAMAMRFVVGPVVMAGCSIAVGLRGRSFKVAIVQAALPQGIVPFVFAKEYHVHPDILSTGVLMGMLIATPIALAYYYLLALL, from the exons ATGGTTTCCCTGATTGATGTCTATCACGTTGTGGAAGCCATATTCCCATTATACGCAGCCATGATCTTGGCTTATGCCTCTGTAAAATGGTGGAAGCTCTTCACAGCTGACCAATGCTCAGGCATCAACAAGTTTGTCGCAAGATTCTCAATTCCATTGTTGTCATTTCAGGTCATCTCATCCAACAACCCCTACAAGATGAATCTGAAGCTCATATGTGCTGATTTCCTTCAAAAGTTTCTGGCCTTCCTTGTTTTGGCTGTCATCGCCAAAATCAACTCCAGAGGAAGCCTGAGTTGGGTCATTACAGGTCTCTCGCTATCAACACTTCCCAATACCTTGATCCTGGGAATCCCACTGTTGAGAGCCATGTATGGAGCTGAAGCAGCGGGGTTCCTTGCTCAGATAGTTGTGCTACAAAGCTTAATCTGGTACAACCTTTTACTGCTTTTGTTTGAGATCAATGCCGCGAGAGGAGTTGACGCCACTCCCCCATCAACAGTTTCAG AAGAGCTAGAGGCCCCAGAAGCAGCGTCACAAAAAGACGAAGAAGAGGATGAACCTAACAACAGCCAAGGAAAAAAGTCTAAGATTGCGCTTCTCCTCTCTACCGTCGGACGGAAGCTCATAAGCAATCCCAATACTCATGGAACTCTGGCCGGTCTTGTCTGGGCATGCATACACTTTAG GTGGGGACTACAGCTTCCAAAGATAGTTGACAGATCGATAACTGTACTGTCGGACGGAGGACTAGGAATGGCAATGTTCAGCTTAG GTCTTTTCATGGCTTCACAGACGGGTATACTAGCATGCGGGACCCGAAAAGCATTGTTAGCCATGGCAATGAGGTTTGTGGTGGGTCCAGTTGTGATGGCAGGATGCTCCATTGCTGTTGGATTGCGAGGAAGATCGTTTAAAGTAGCCATTGTACAG GCAGCGCTTCCTCAAGGAATCGTTCCGTTTGTATTTGCCAAGGAGTATCACGTACATCCCGACATCCTCAGCACAGG GGTATTAATGGGCATGCTAATAGCTACACCGATTGCATTGGCTTACTACTACCTATTAGCGTTGTTATGA